A single genomic interval of Deltaproteobacteria bacterium harbors:
- the trpS gene encoding tryptophan--tRNA ligase, whose protein sequence is MSKGTILSGMRPTGKMHLGHLHGALLNWKRLQEQYRCFYFIADWHALTSEYAHPDIIRESRYDIIIDWISVGLDPEVSTFFIQSEIKEHAELYLIFSMITPLPWLERNPTYKEQLTELRQKDVYTYGFLGYPVLQAADILMYKANGVPVGEDQAPHVELTREIARRFNHLYGEVFPVPDVLLTPTSKILGLDRRKMSKSYGNAIFLTDTDEEIDAKVSQMITDPQRARKSDPGDPAVCNVFSFHEIYSTPETIEIVRRDCPSAAIGCVECKRIMAAGLKKGLEPIRAKRRELESDMGRVKQIVAEGNETSRAIARSTMAEVREAVKI, encoded by the coding sequence ACGGGGCCCTCCTGAACTGGAAACGGCTTCAGGAACAATACCGGTGTTTTTATTTCATCGCAGACTGGCATGCCCTGACCAGTGAATATGCGCATCCCGATATCATTCGAGAGAGCAGATATGACATTATTATCGATTGGATTTCAGTGGGGCTCGATCCGGAGGTTTCCACCTTTTTTATCCAGTCCGAAATCAAGGAGCATGCTGAGCTTTACCTGATCTTTTCCATGATCACGCCCCTTCCCTGGCTGGAGAGGAACCCCACATACAAGGAACAGCTCACCGAGCTGAGGCAGAAGGATGTGTATACCTATGGGTTCTTGGGGTATCCCGTGCTCCAGGCGGCCGATATCCTGATGTACAAGGCCAACGGGGTCCCTGTGGGCGAGGACCAGGCCCCCCATGTTGAACTTACGAGGGAAATCGCCCGTCGGTTTAATCACCTCTACGGGGAGGTGTTTCCTGTTCCCGACGTCCTTCTGACCCCCACATCCAAGATCCTCGGGCTCGACCGGCGCAAGATGAGCAAGAGCTACGGCAACGCCATATTCCTGACAGATACGGATGAGGAGATCGATGCCAAGGTATCACAGATGATTACCGATCCCCAGCGCGCCAGGAAAAGCGACCCCGGTGATCCCGCCGTCTGCAATGTCTTCTCTTTTCATGAAATATATTCAACACCGGAAACCATCGAGATCGTCCGCAGGGACTGCCCGTCGGCAGCCATCGGGTGCGTGGAATGCAAACGGATAATGGCCGCAGGCCTCAAGAAGGGACTTGAACCGATCCGGGCCAAGAGAAGGGAACTGGAATCGGATATGGGCCGGGTGAAACAGATCGTGGCAGAGGGAAATGAAACGTCGAGGGCCATTGCCCGAAGCACCATGGCCGAGGTCAGGGAGGCGGTGAAGATTTAG